One window of Ignavibacteriota bacterium genomic DNA carries:
- a CDS encoding metallophosphoesterase family protein — MTRFAAVADIHGNMLALEQVIADITRRGIGTVVNLGDHASGPLWPRETVDTLMKLSWTHIRGNHDRSLSHDDPGSMGPSDAYAHKHLEREHFEWLKGLPPVKQGADGMWLCHGTPSDDMAYLADTIEHGRLRRATPGELTVRVHGIEAKIILCGHSHTPRVVHAANGTVIVNPGSVGLQAYADDGVQPHVVECGSPHARYAIITVDGESCSVDHVALPYDHKAAAKQARKNGRPEWAAALETGFM, encoded by the coding sequence ATGACCAGATTCGCGGCTGTTGCGGACATCCATGGGAACATGCTTGCCCTGGAGCAAGTGATCGCGGACATCACGCGCCGCGGCATCGGGACGGTCGTGAACCTCGGCGACCACGCTTCGGGGCCTCTCTGGCCGCGCGAGACGGTGGACACACTCATGAAGTTGTCGTGGACACACATCCGGGGGAACCACGACCGGTCGCTCTCGCACGACGATCCGGGGTCCATGGGACCATCCGATGCGTATGCGCACAAGCATCTGGAGCGGGAACACTTTGAATGGTTGAAGGGCCTGCCGCCTGTGAAGCAGGGGGCGGATGGCATGTGGCTCTGTCACGGCACACCGTCGGACGACATGGCGTATCTTGCCGATACCATTGAGCATGGGCGTTTGAGGAGGGCGACACCCGGAGAGCTGACCGTCCGGGTGCATGGTATCGAGGCGAAGATCATACTGTGCGGACACTCGCACACCCCGCGCGTGGTCCATGCGGCGAACGGCACCGTGATCGTGAATCCGGGGAGCGTCGGGTTGCAGGCCTATGCTGATGATGGCGTGCAGCCCCATGTCGTCGAATGCGGATCGCCCCATGCGCGGTATGCCATCATCACGGTCGATGGCGAGTCTTGCTCCGTCGATCACGTCGCGCTTCCGTACGATCACAAGGCTGCGGCGAAGCAAGCACGCAAGAACGGCAGGCCGGAATGGGCGGCAGCGCTGGAGACGGGGTTCATGTGA